The Burkholderia ubonensis genome has a window encoding:
- a CDS encoding DUF1653 domain-containing protein — protein sequence MTVQEAEQLATHRHYKGGLYRMIGVARHSEMEESLVVYEHLWPHARGLWVRPEAMFNETLEDGTPRFRKLRD from the coding sequence ATGACCGTGCAGGAAGCCGAACAACTCGCGACTCACCGCCATTACAAGGGCGGCCTGTACCGCATGATCGGCGTTGCCCGCCATTCCGAAATGGAAGAATCGCTCGTCGTCTACGAGCACTTGTGGCCGCATGCGCGCGGGCTGTGGGTGCGCCCGGAAGCGATGTTCAACGAAACCCTCGAAGACGGCACGCCGCGCTTTCGCAAGCTGCGCGACTGA
- a CDS encoding acetate/propionate family kinase, protein MKHPVLVLNAGSSSLKFSVYDTLDDRSLGAGVHGQVDSLHDAPHLVVKDARGATLADHPVARTGHHGAIDALHEWFARHVGDDAAFDGVGHRVVHGGRYFAAPVRIDDDVLAKIASLSPLAPLHQPHHVDAIRAVSALAPDLPQVACFDTAFHHTLPALEREFALPRVLTEQGIMRYGFHGLSYEYIATALTALDASWTQRRTIVAHLGNGASLCALAEGRSVATTMGFTAVDGLPMGTRTGALDPGAILYLLRHDGRTIDEVERLIYEESGLLGVSGLSSDMRTLLASDSASAAHAVDLFAYRAARELAALAGVLGGLDTLVFTAGIGENAPAVRERICRAAGWLGIELDAAANAANRPVISGGASRVTVRVIPTDENLIIARHTRGLLDGAVFSPSTSSASLSR, encoded by the coding sequence ATGAAACATCCGGTTCTCGTGCTGAATGCCGGCTCGTCGAGCCTCAAGTTCTCCGTCTACGACACGCTGGACGACCGCTCGCTCGGCGCGGGCGTCCACGGCCAGGTCGACAGCCTGCACGATGCGCCGCACCTCGTCGTGAAGGACGCGCGCGGCGCGACGCTGGCCGATCACCCGGTCGCGCGCACGGGCCACCACGGCGCGATCGACGCGCTGCATGAATGGTTCGCGCGCCATGTCGGCGACGACGCGGCGTTCGACGGCGTCGGGCACCGGGTCGTGCACGGCGGCCGGTATTTTGCCGCGCCGGTGCGGATCGACGACGACGTGCTCGCGAAGATCGCGTCGCTGTCGCCGCTCGCGCCGCTGCACCAGCCACATCACGTCGATGCGATCCGCGCGGTGAGCGCGCTCGCGCCGGACCTGCCGCAGGTGGCGTGCTTCGACACGGCGTTCCATCACACGCTGCCGGCGCTCGAACGCGAATTCGCGCTGCCGCGCGTGCTGACGGAGCAGGGCATCATGCGCTACGGGTTTCACGGGCTGTCGTACGAATACATCGCGACGGCGCTCACCGCGCTCGATGCGTCGTGGACGCAGCGCCGCACGATCGTCGCGCATCTGGGCAACGGCGCGAGCCTGTGCGCGCTCGCGGAGGGCCGCAGCGTCGCGACGACGATGGGGTTCACCGCGGTCGACGGGCTGCCGATGGGCACGCGCACGGGCGCGCTGGACCCGGGCGCGATCCTGTATCTGCTGCGCCACGACGGACGCACGATCGACGAGGTCGAACGCCTGATCTACGAGGAATCCGGCCTGCTCGGCGTGTCGGGCCTGTCGAGCGACATGCGCACGCTGCTCGCGAGCGACTCGGCGTCGGCCGCGCATGCGGTCGACCTGTTCGCGTATCGCGCGGCGCGCGAGCTCGCGGCGCTGGCCGGCGTGCTGGGCGGCCTCGATACGCTGGTCTTCACCGCCGGCATCGGCGAGAACGCGCCCGCGGTGCGCGAGCGCATCTGCCGCGCGGCGGGCTGGCTCGGCATCGAGCTCGACGCCGCCGCGAACGCCGCCAACCGGCCGGTGATCTCGGGCGGCGCATCGCGCGTGACGGTGCGCGTGATCCCGACCGACGAGAACCTGATAATCGCGCGGCACACGCGCGGCCTGCTGGACGGCGCGGTATTTTCTCCTTCGACCTCGAGCGCCTCACTATCCCGATGA
- a CDS encoding phosphate acetyltransferase, giving the protein MSDSVDSRLHQKYDALIARCRALPPVKVAVAHPCDDVSLRAAVDAARAGIIEPVLVGPEARITALAASLGIGLSGFRLVDAPHSHAAAARAVELVRTGEADALMKGSLHTDELLAEVVRDGAGLRTERRLSHVFIMDVPTYPKPLFITDAAVNIRPTLEQKAEIAQNAIDLARVLGVDRPKVAILSAVETVTSKLPSTIDAAALCKMAERGQITGAALDGPLALDNAINLEAARLKHLGSTVAGDADILLAPDLEAGNMLAKELTFLANADAAGIVLGARVPVILTSRADNERTRMASCAVAALYAHATRASAGRAGIDGASR; this is encoded by the coding sequence ATGTCCGATTCCGTCGATTCCCGCCTGCACCAGAAATACGACGCGCTGATCGCGCGTTGCCGTGCGCTTCCCCCGGTCAAGGTCGCGGTCGCGCATCCGTGCGACGACGTTTCTCTGCGCGCGGCCGTCGATGCCGCCCGCGCCGGCATCATCGAGCCCGTGCTCGTCGGCCCCGAGGCGCGCATCACGGCGCTCGCCGCGTCGCTCGGCATCGGCCTGTCCGGCTTCCGGCTCGTCGATGCGCCGCACAGCCACGCGGCGGCGGCGCGCGCGGTCGAGCTGGTGCGCACGGGTGAAGCCGACGCGCTGATGAAGGGCAGCCTGCACACCGACGAGCTGCTCGCCGAGGTCGTGCGCGACGGCGCCGGCCTGCGCACCGAGCGCCGTCTCAGCCACGTGTTCATCATGGACGTGCCGACTTATCCGAAGCCGCTGTTCATCACCGATGCGGCGGTCAACATCCGTCCGACGCTCGAGCAGAAGGCCGAAATCGCGCAGAACGCGATCGATCTCGCGCGCGTGCTCGGCGTCGACCGGCCGAAGGTCGCGATCCTGTCGGCGGTCGAGACGGTCACGTCGAAGCTGCCGTCGACGATCGACGCCGCGGCGCTGTGCAAGATGGCCGAGCGCGGCCAGATCACGGGCGCGGCGCTCGACGGCCCGCTCGCGCTCGACAACGCGATCAACCTGGAAGCCGCGCGGCTCAAGCATCTCGGCTCGACCGTCGCGGGCGATGCGGACATCCTGCTCGCGCCCGATCTCGAAGCCGGCAACATGCTCGCGAAGGAGCTGACGTTCCTCGCGAACGCCGATGCGGCCGGCATCGTGCTCGGCGCGCGCGTGCCGGTCATCCTGACGAGCCGCGCCGACAACGAGCGCACGCGGATGGCGAGCTGCGCGGTCGCGGCGCTCTACGCGCACGCGACGCGCGCGTCGGCCGGCCGCGCCGGCATCGATGGGGCATCGCGATGA
- a CDS encoding GNAT family N-acetyltransferase, producing the protein MPDIPPATLRFSTDKHELDVDAIYDFLHRDAYWSKGIPRDVFDRSIDGSLCFGAYVGARLVGFARLVTDHATFAYLCDVFVLPAERGKGYGRALIDHVFAQDMVQGLRRIMLVTSDAHALYRPVGFEPPSHPERIMEIRRPDVYVKR; encoded by the coding sequence GTGCCCGATATCCCGCCCGCCACGCTGAGATTTTCGACCGACAAGCACGAACTCGACGTCGACGCGATCTACGACTTCCTGCATCGCGACGCGTACTGGTCCAAAGGGATTCCGCGCGACGTGTTCGACCGCTCGATCGACGGCTCGCTGTGCTTCGGCGCCTACGTCGGCGCGCGGCTGGTCGGGTTCGCGCGGCTCGTCACCGATCACGCGACCTTCGCGTACCTGTGCGACGTGTTCGTGCTGCCGGCCGAACGCGGCAAGGGCTACGGCCGCGCGCTGATCGACCACGTGTTCGCGCAGGACATGGTGCAGGGGCTGCGCCGCATCATGCTCGTGACGTCCGATGCGCACGCGCTGTACCGGCCGGTCGGCTTCGAGCCGCCGTCGCATCCCGAGCGCATCATGGAGATCCGCCGCCCGGACGTGTACGTGAAGCGCTGA
- the lysA gene encoding diaminopimelate decarboxylase codes for MSLDSRQLATLAQQYGTPLWVYDADVIRDRIAQLRRFDVIRYAQKACSNVHILKLMRDEGVLVDAVSLGEIERSLAAGFRPDGDPEGVVFTADLIDRPTLAAVLKHGVTVNAGSLDMLARIGEHASGHRVWLRINPGFGHGHSNKTNTGGPQSKHGIWIGDVPRAIEIVRQHGLKLVGIHMHIGSGVDYGHLSQVCDAMVDLVTSLGHDIDAISAGGGLSIPYRDGEPRVDVDHYFSQWDAARKRIEQHLGHPVRIEIEPGRFLVAESGTLVAEVQSVNRRPKHDFVLIDAGFNDLMRPAMYGSHHGITVHAPDGAEPGGRPLAHVAIAGPLCESGDVFTQDAGGVVTHRHLPQPQIGDLLFLHDAGAYGSSMSSNYNSRPLAPEVLVDRGAPRLIRRRQTITELLALETFE; via the coding sequence ATGTCCCTCGATTCCCGCCAGCTCGCGACACTCGCTCAACAATACGGCACCCCGCTGTGGGTCTACGACGCCGACGTCATCCGCGACCGCATCGCGCAACTGCGCCGGTTCGACGTGATCCGGTACGCGCAGAAGGCCTGCTCGAACGTCCACATCCTGAAGCTGATGCGCGACGAAGGCGTGCTCGTCGACGCGGTGTCGCTCGGCGAGATCGAGCGCAGCCTCGCGGCGGGGTTCCGGCCGGATGGCGACCCCGAAGGCGTCGTGTTCACGGCTGACCTGATCGACCGCCCGACGCTCGCGGCGGTGCTCAAGCACGGCGTGACCGTGAACGCGGGCTCGCTCGACATGCTCGCGCGCATCGGCGAGCATGCGAGCGGCCACCGCGTGTGGCTGCGCATCAACCCGGGCTTCGGCCACGGCCACAGCAACAAGACCAACACAGGCGGCCCGCAGAGCAAGCACGGCATCTGGATCGGCGACGTGCCGCGCGCGATCGAGATCGTGCGCCAGCACGGGCTGAAGCTCGTCGGCATCCACATGCACATCGGCTCGGGCGTCGACTACGGCCACCTGTCGCAGGTGTGCGACGCGATGGTCGACCTCGTCACGTCGCTCGGCCACGACATCGACGCAATCTCGGCGGGCGGCGGCCTGTCGATCCCGTACCGCGACGGCGAGCCGCGCGTCGACGTCGATCACTACTTCAGCCAGTGGGACGCCGCGCGCAAGCGGATCGAGCAGCATCTCGGCCACCCGGTGCGCATCGAGATCGAGCCGGGCCGCTTCCTCGTCGCCGAATCCGGCACGCTCGTCGCCGAAGTGCAATCGGTCAACCGCCGGCCGAAGCACGACTTCGTGCTGATCGACGCGGGCTTCAACGACCTGATGCGCCCGGCGATGTACGGCAGCCATCACGGCATCACCGTGCACGCGCCCGACGGCGCGGAACCCGGCGGCCGGCCGCTCGCGCACGTCGCGATCGCCGGGCCGCTGTGCGAATCCGGCGACGTGTTCACGCAGGACGCGGGCGGCGTGGTCACGCACCGTCATCTGCCGCAGCCGCAGATCGGCGACCTGCTGTTCCTGCACGATGCGGGCGCATACGGCTCGTCGATGTCGTCG
- the atpG gene encoding ATP synthase F1 subunit gamma: protein MHIREIRSKIASTSSTRKITRAMEMMARTKMASAQKRARDFRPYAAKVKAMAERLIRDRPDYMSALMARRDPVRRIGLIVVSTDRGLCGPLNARLLVHCVDALEQWDEAGIEFELSVIGARGVAPLSRYGAHITARTGSLAGEPRFDALLGALLVPLTAFINGELDEVRVAYNRLTSALTYEPRIDTVLPVVGLDDAPHAGGMSSDYLYEPGPRPVADTILLRYVEAVLYQAVVENYACEQCARMFSMQTATDNADRVLRDLRNLYQKTRQAQITTELCEIVAGAAAV, encoded by the coding sequence ATGCATATCCGTGAAATCCGCTCGAAGATCGCCAGCACCTCGTCCACGCGCAAGATCACGCGTGCGATGGAGATGATGGCGCGCACCAAGATGGCGAGCGCGCAGAAGCGTGCGCGCGATTTCCGCCCCTACGCCGCCAAGGTGAAAGCGATGGCCGAGCGCCTGATCCGCGACCGGCCCGACTACATGTCGGCGCTGATGGCGCGGCGCGACCCGGTGCGCCGCATCGGCCTGATCGTCGTCAGCACCGATCGCGGGCTGTGCGGCCCGCTCAACGCGCGGCTCCTCGTCCACTGCGTCGACGCGCTCGAGCAATGGGACGAGGCCGGCATCGAGTTCGAACTGAGCGTGATCGGCGCGCGCGGCGTCGCGCCGCTGTCGCGCTATGGCGCGCACATCACCGCCCGCACCGGCAGTCTCGCCGGCGAGCCGCGTTTCGACGCGCTGCTCGGCGCGTTGCTCGTGCCGCTGACCGCGTTCATCAACGGCGAGCTCGACGAAGTGCGCGTCGCGTACAACCGGCTGACGAGCGCGCTGACCTACGAACCGCGGATCGACACGGTGCTGCCGGTCGTCGGCCTCGACGACGCGCCGCACGCCGGCGGCATGTCGTCCGACTACCTGTACGAGCCGGGGCCGCGCCCCGTCGCGGACACCATCCTGCTGCGCTACGTCGAGGCGGTGCTTTATCAGGCCGTCGTCGAAAACTACGCGTGCGAACAATGCGCGCGGATGTTCAGCATGCAGACCGCGACCGACAACGCGGACCGCGTGCTGCGCGACCTGCGCAACCTGTACCAGAAGACCCGGCAGGCGCAGATCACCACCGAGCTGTGCGAGATCGTCGCCGGCGCGGCGGCCGTCTGA
- a CDS encoding DUF4142 domain-containing protein, protein MNRFPNASRLALSAAGLLLVAVTATAQTAQPSASAPAATTQARIHEADQSFINDGTKTVSTQRGAARIADSRTSDSQVKAFAQRVIADDEKIIQAMRAASPRGVDVPHNDPDTAVLDSIKTLRGAEFDKAYIEQVALAGQQKAISAFQAEIAAGRDTKLKEVARQALPILQKHYADAQKLAQRHHLASAQ, encoded by the coding sequence ATGAACCGTTTTCCGAACGCTTCGCGCCTTGCGCTGTCTGCCGCCGGTCTGCTTCTCGTCGCCGTGACGGCGACCGCGCAAACGGCGCAGCCGTCGGCGTCCGCGCCGGCCGCGACGACGCAAGCGCGCATCCACGAAGCCGACCAGTCGTTCATCAACGACGGCACGAAAACCGTCTCGACGCAACGCGGCGCGGCGCGAATCGCCGACTCCCGCACGTCGGACAGCCAGGTCAAGGCATTCGCGCAGCGCGTGATCGCCGACGATGAAAAGATCATCCAGGCCATGCGCGCTGCGAGCCCGCGCGGCGTCGACGTGCCGCACAACGATCCGGACACGGCCGTGCTCGACAGCATCAAGACCCTGCGCGGCGCGGAATTCGACAAGGCCTATATCGAGCAGGTCGCGCTGGCCGGCCAGCAGAAGGCGATCTCGGCGTTCCAGGCTGAAATCGCGGCGGGCCGCGACACGAAGCTGAAGGAAGTCGCGCGCCAGGCGCTGCCGATCCTGCAGAAGCACTACGCGGACGCGCAGAAGCTCGCGCAGCGTCATCACCTCGCATCGGCGCAGTAA
- a CDS encoding winged helix-turn-helix domain-containing protein, translating to MLTLSPAAARALHLAAQGLLTPPRRKATKADVLDTIRRMAQLQIDTIHVVARSPYLVLYSRLGAYAPQWLDEHLADAQLFEYWSHEACFLPIEQFGLMRYKMLDPSGMGWKYAADWHARHRADIDRLLTRIHADGPVRSADFVREDGVKGNGWWDRKPEKRHLEVLFTTGELMVAERRNFQRVYDVRERVLPGWDDARDLPPREAVLPALLDHTCRALGIVRADWVADYYRLPRRSYRAELDALADAGELIPVAVDGWKEPAYAHHSLNALLPAAAADTLRSTVTTLLSPFDPVVWDRRRASALFDFDYTIECYTPAHKRRYGYFCLPVLHRGRLVGRIDAKAHRAQQVFELKTVHIEPGVRIGSGLASDVAKAVTKLAAWHGTPDVRVGRAPPELARALAGG from the coding sequence ATGCTTACGCTCTCGCCCGCCGCCGCCCGCGCGCTGCATCTCGCCGCGCAGGGCCTGCTGACGCCGCCGCGCCGCAAGGCGACCAAGGCCGACGTGCTCGACACGATCCGCCGCATGGCGCAGCTGCAGATCGACACGATTCACGTCGTCGCGCGCAGCCCGTACCTCGTGCTGTACAGCCGGCTCGGCGCGTATGCGCCGCAATGGCTCGACGAGCACCTCGCCGACGCGCAGCTGTTCGAATACTGGTCGCACGAGGCGTGCTTCCTGCCGATCGAGCAGTTCGGCCTGATGCGCTACAAGATGCTCGATCCGTCGGGGATGGGATGGAAATACGCGGCCGACTGGCATGCTCGCCACCGCGCCGACATCGACCGGCTGCTCACGCGGATTCACGCGGACGGCCCGGTGCGCTCGGCGGACTTCGTGCGCGAGGACGGCGTGAAGGGCAACGGCTGGTGGGACCGCAAGCCGGAGAAGCGTCACCTGGAAGTGCTGTTCACGACCGGCGAGCTGATGGTGGCCGAGCGCCGCAACTTCCAGCGCGTGTACGACGTGCGCGAGCGGGTCCTGCCCGGCTGGGACGACGCGCGCGACCTGCCGCCGCGCGAAGCCGTGCTGCCGGCGCTGCTCGACCACACGTGCCGCGCGCTCGGCATCGTGCGCGCCGACTGGGTCGCCGACTACTACCGGCTGCCGCGCCGTTCGTACCGCGCGGAACTCGACGCGCTCGCCGACGCGGGCGAACTGATCCCGGTCGCCGTCGACGGCTGGAAGGAGCCGGCGTACGCGCACCATTCGCTGAACGCGCTATTGCCGGCCGCCGCGGCCGACACGCTGCGCTCGACCGTCACGACGCTGCTGTCGCCGTTCGACCCGGTGGTGTGGGACCGGCGGCGCGCGTCCGCGCTGTTCGATTTCGACTACACGATCGAGTGCTATACGCCCGCGCACAAGCGGCGCTACGGCTATTTCTGCCTGCCGGTGCTGCATCGCGGCCGCCTGGTCGGCCGGATCGACGCGAAGGCGCATCGCGCGCAACAGGTGTTCGAGCTCAAGACCGTGCACATCGAGCCGGGCGTGCGAATCGGCTCGGGGCTGGCGAGCGACGTGGCGAAGGCGGTGACGAAACTCGCGGCCTGGCACGGCACGCCGGACGTCCGGGTCGGCCGCGCGCCGCCGGAACTGGCGCGCGCGCTGGCGGGCGGCTGA
- a CDS encoding LysR family transcriptional regulator produces the protein MATLTHRHIEVFRALMVTGSATRAAEMLYTSQPTISRELARMEQIVGFALFERAHGRLRPTMAALTLFDDVRLAYVGLERVAATAARLREFRDGQLSVIALPAFSHAILPGACRRFHAAHAGVSVSVATQESPVLEEWLTAQRYDLGLTEHDVAPAGTVLAPLFEADEVCVLPDGHPLLAKGTIELADLADRPFVSLSLNDPYRIMIDEAFAQLGVAPRSVVETPSAVSVCAFVRQGLGAAIVNPLTALDFAGRDLQIRPLARSFPYRVSVIVPEHRPKSMLVDAFTSALRDEADAIRGRLAAHLGRRAAV, from the coding sequence ATGGCTACGCTCACGCATCGCCACATCGAAGTGTTCCGCGCGCTGATGGTCACCGGCAGCGCGACCCGCGCGGCCGAGATGCTCTACACGTCGCAGCCGACGATCAGCCGCGAGCTCGCGCGGATGGAGCAGATCGTCGGCTTCGCGCTGTTCGAGCGCGCGCACGGGCGGCTGCGGCCGACGATGGCCGCGCTCACGCTGTTCGACGACGTGCGGCTCGCGTATGTGGGGCTGGAGCGTGTCGCGGCGACGGCCGCGCGGCTGCGCGAGTTTCGCGACGGCCAACTGTCGGTGATCGCGCTGCCGGCGTTCTCGCACGCGATCCTGCCGGGTGCGTGCCGGCGCTTTCATGCGGCGCATGCAGGCGTCAGCGTGTCGGTCGCGACGCAGGAGTCGCCGGTGCTCGAGGAGTGGCTCACCGCGCAGCGCTACGACCTCGGCCTCACCGAGCACGACGTCGCGCCGGCCGGCACCGTCCTCGCGCCGCTGTTCGAGGCCGACGAGGTGTGCGTGCTGCCGGACGGCCATCCGCTGCTCGCGAAGGGGACGATCGAGCTCGCGGATCTCGCGGATCGCCCGTTCGTCAGCCTGTCGCTGAACGACCCGTACCGGATCATGATCGACGAGGCGTTCGCGCAGCTCGGCGTCGCGCCGCGCTCGGTCGTCGAGACGCCGTCGGCCGTGTCCGTGTGCGCGTTCGTGCGCCAGGGGCTCGGCGCGGCGATCGTCAATCCGCTGACCGCGCTCGATTTCGCGGGGCGCGACCTGCAGATCCGGCCGCTCGCGCGCTCGTTTCCTTACCGGGTCAGCGTGATCGTGCCCGAGCACCGGCCGAAAAGCATGCTCGTCGATGCGTTCACCAGCGCGCTGCGCGACGAGGCGGATGCGATCCGCGGCCGGCTCGCCGCGCATCTCGGCCGGCGCGCGGCCGTATGA
- a CDS encoding HAD hydrolase-like protein, whose amino-acid sequence MPYRLIAFDFDGTLADSFDCFLAALSQASRLHGFRDATPELRPALRGLSARDIIRALEVPPWKVPRVTLDMRRLMQQRIADVTLFPGVAETFDALAARGVRIAIATSNSEAVVRDRLGAHACRHVGHFACGIPLFGKSRRLRALARDAGLHAADVLYVGDEIRDADAARRARIAFQGVAWGYTTPHALQPHCDTPLLPSLDALLDRV is encoded by the coding sequence ATGCCCTATCGACTGATCGCGTTCGACTTCGACGGCACGCTCGCCGACTCGTTCGACTGCTTCCTCGCGGCGCTGTCGCAGGCGTCGCGCCTGCACGGCTTTCGCGACGCGACGCCCGAGCTGCGGCCGGCGCTGCGCGGCCTGTCCGCGCGCGACATCATCCGCGCGCTCGAGGTGCCGCCGTGGAAAGTGCCGCGCGTGACGCTCGACATGCGCCGGCTGATGCAGCAGCGCATCGCGGACGTGACGCTGTTTCCGGGCGTCGCCGAGACCTTCGACGCGCTCGCGGCGCGCGGCGTGCGGATCGCGATTGCGACGTCGAACAGCGAGGCGGTCGTGCGCGACCGGCTCGGCGCGCATGCGTGCCGCCACGTCGGGCACTTCGCGTGCGGCATTCCGCTGTTCGGCAAATCGCGCCGGCTGCGCGCGCTCGCGCGCGACGCAGGGCTGCACGCCGCCGACGTGCTGTACGTCGGCGACGAGATCCGCGACGCGGACGCCGCGCGCCGCGCGCGCATCGCATTTCAAGGCGTCGCGTGGGGCTATACGACGCCGCACGCATTGCAGCCGCATTGCGACACACCGTTGCTGCCGAGCCTCGACGCATTGCTCGATCGCGTATAG
- the atpC gene encoding ATP synthase F1 subunit epsilon — protein MPVLQLDILSIDDVLFSGVARAVTVPGESGELGIHPRHAPLFTRLRPGVVTVTDAQSGEHRRILVAGGVLEVSRDGVTLIADHALRTPELDALRAREARHAADEWRRVHAQENRRAFDFASARAELMDEIRRFFAMAMRDHASHGARRGG, from the coding sequence ATCCCCGTGCTGCAGCTCGACATCCTGAGCATCGACGACGTGCTGTTTTCCGGCGTCGCGCGCGCCGTGACCGTTCCCGGCGAGAGCGGCGAACTCGGCATCCATCCGCGCCATGCGCCGCTCTTCACGCGGCTGCGGCCCGGCGTCGTGACGGTCACCGACGCGCAGAGCGGCGAACACCGCCGCATTCTCGTCGCGGGCGGCGTGCTGGAAGTGAGCCGGGACGGCGTGACGCTGATCGCCGATCACGCGCTGCGCACGCCCGAACTGGACGCGCTGCGGGCCCGCGAGGCGCGCCACGCGGCCGACGAGTGGCGGCGCGTGCACGCGCAGGAAAACCGGCGCGCATTCGACTTCGCGTCGGCACGCGCGGAGCTGATGGACGAGATCCGGCGGTTCTTCGCGATGGCGATGCGCGACCACGCATCGCACGGCGCCCGCCGCGGCGGCTGA